The Bos taurus isolate L1 Dominette 01449 registration number 42190680 breed Hereford chromosome 16, ARS-UCD2.0, whole genome shotgun sequence genome includes the window tgcaatcaccctctgtgctttttcagtcttttaacctTCTTGAGGCTTTCAGTGACTAGGTCAgcgatctctcttggtaaatgtcacattgcacttgaaagtacgtgggttattttcaaatagctTTTGATATTggtttctaacataattccacagagATAACAGAACAGACTTTGTATAATTGcagtacctttagaccatgaaatttttgcaccttgttttatgtccctagATATGTTCTGGTGTCTTCTGGTTTATCGTCAATGGGAACTTTTTTACCTTGCTATTGTATGAAAATTGTAtatatcttaattatgttgaataggTTCATACTGCTTTTCAGATCTACTATATACTTCTGCTTTCTAATTTCTTCTGTTAATTTTTGATAGTTTGATATtgaaatgccaattaaaaatttaatttacttaaaaatagttGTAATATAGAGTAGAACTGTATGTgacttttttctgtattttccaagtctctggTAAATGTGTtgtcatactttcataatttaaaaatatttacaaaatttacTTTCAAATCTTAGTATGGTACTCTTTCTAAGATTGTTATTCtaacttattttataaatttttctgGTAATGAGAAATGTGGTTTCTTAATTTCACCTAACCTCATGAAGATTTTAGCAATGATATGGTCTTCCTGAAAGTTagttaaaaattaaggaaaaaataggGTCCTGtggtttataaataattttttaaatccgAAAATAATTGTTCTTAGACATTTTATTAATAGCTGCTCTAAGTGGAAAACAAAGAGAATGAGGGAGGGGTTCATCAAAATGGTTTTAAGAATGACAATTTTGACCTGTTTCCTTCCTAGTTTCATGACTGTTAGTAAGCAAATTATACTTACTTTCTCTAGGTACCCACTCTCTTCCTTTGGAAGATGATAATGATGGGTATCTACTTCATATGGATTTAGTATTTttactgagaaaaaaatgtaaagcatATAGCATAATGTTTGGCACATAGAATATGCTCTAAATGTTGGTTATCCGTTTTCATCTTAAATTTCCTGATTCAATTCTGAAATAATGTATAAATTAATTCTAAATCACTTTTAAGAAAGTTGCTGACcctataagaaatatttttaaagttgggAATGTTTGTCTATAGTAAGTCAAAATAAGTGGAAATGGTTTTAAATATCTATTATGTAAATGAGCTTATAAATTAGCTTTCCTCTTACTTGGGTATGAGTAGCtcaagaaatatatgaaaaagttcTTTgagtctttaattcttttttctattaGGATAAAAAGTGAACTAAGCAGTCATTCTGTTTATTTCTAATGTCTGCTTTTCTGAGGTAATATTTGACCTTAAATAGCCCAGCTAGTAGATTTTAGTATAGAGGTATTAGTTCCAATGCTTTGTACAGTTAAGTACATCAGATTCAGCAGTTTAGTGTGGGTGTGGCAGAGGTTGGAAAGATTATAAAGTAACTtctattaatcaaaatagaatatattttagagAATAAAAATAGTTGCTCTGTCACTTGAGTTCATGAAGACTTAGatgatttttaataattaataagtTTTTTCTGCCAATGAGCATTAGATTACTGCTGACTTTTTAGTGTCATAGTACCTTGTGGTAGTTTCTCTACAGGGTTTAAAGGTGCATCCTAGGGTCTTTTTCCTGTCCTGCTCATAGAAAATAATCTTTACACATGCTATAAGGACAATACCTCTAGACATTCATACATGTCATTAATATGTTATAAGCGTCGGTCAGTTCCATTGTCTTCTTTTGTCAATCTTGATCGGAGCTTGCCGAGTTTAAGTCTATAAGCCTGCATGTGCCTGGCAACTGTTACCTAGTGACAGTTTCAGCTGCAGTGGCCATTGGCTGTGCTGTTGACTGGGGCAGGAGGACCGAGTCACCTTTCTGATGGTGAGTTCTTCTGCATCAGCtcagggtgaggaggaggaggagcagggctTCGGCTCAGGTGCAGGCAGTGAGAGATTGTGAAGAATATACTGACAGCATCTCGGTAACTGCATCACAGTAAATTGGACTTCTGAATCAAGCAGCCCAGCCTAGCAGCTGATAAAGAGTGAATGTAGGTGAGAAGCATTGTTTTATTCCTGTAACAAGAAAACTATTTTGTGATAAGTGAAACTAGGAATGTACAAGGAGGAATATCCTGTGGATATTATTATGAAAGAAGAAAGACTTCCCTGGATGACCTGATGGTGCACAAGAAAATAACTTTGAGAAGAATGCTTTCTATTAAGCTCCTGCATTGTTCCTgaaggaaatgtttttatttctaatgcATGGTATTTCTTCAAAAGGTATGATAACAAAGACTGACAGGAGAGTCTCTGAAATGCCTGTACTTTAAAAAAGACTTTTGACAAATGCTAACCTGATATCAGAATGACCTTGGAAGCCTTTTGGATGGATTCTATCCTGCCAATCTTTCAGTATTTCAAACCCTAGGATTTAAACTCATCTCGATGCTTtagaagtattttaaaacaagaacatCTTATAACCTACCTAATGGCCCCTGTACTAATTGAGCACTTGCTCAAAATAGAGTACAGAAATAGAAGAGACATTTTCTTAACATATGGCTGCTATAGAACTGCAAATATAACAGACAAGGtaatattttactttgaaaagaTTTAGTCGAAATAATGATTTAATGTATtaatcatttaaagaaaacagaaaagatacaGCAATATAGACTATAAAGCCTACTAGAAATacctaaataataaataatggtAGCATTTCTAGTCAGAAGTTCAGAGCATATAGGAAAGTTTCTATtgtctaaattttatatatatttacatatatttgtgAGAGAGAGATGTGGTTGCAAAGGTGAGAATTAACTTTGAGCTATATATTTTACGATCATGCTCCATTATAAGGAAGGTGGCGTATCAGATAATGAAGGTTATTTTCAGTTGTTGATGCTGAATTAATAGCAAAAAtgattttgctttccttttgaaaaggaaaagatataaatTACAGTCCTGGTGGTAGCATCATTAACTGTAATGGACTAAAACTGTTTTCATCTGAATGCTTAAAAAATGCATGCAGAATTAAAACTTTCAgaagtttgtttttctattttttcagtgTTGACCCATTGTGTATTATCTTCCTTATTGGAAGGatgcttttttcttcctctcatgAGAGTTATAGGGCAGTCTGGAGTCTGTTACCTCTCTTCTGCTCCTTTGTGCCCCAATAGAGATGAATCTTTTAGAATTAATCTTGTTGGAGAAGGGGATTCTTAGCTTTTgagataaaagagagagaaatggatcATAAAGTTGACCCACCAGTATCAAACCCTGAACTGAACCTAAAGACACTATTTAGCCCAATGAACTTTTTCTTAGCTTTCCAACCAAATTTGTGATTTTAATTAAGTTCTAAAATTTGAATCCATTTCCCCTGACAGATGAAACAGGAAACCTGTTTAGGACTATTTAGTTACtatttaggactttttttttcttcctcgtTCTTCCTAGTTGATCCCTAAGAAACTACCTTTCTGAAGAGAACTAATGGTCCACAGGAGCTTTTCTTTCCTTGGcaattgcttttttccttttacagatTTAATTTTTCATAGTGCAAGATATCATTAAGAAGTTCATTTTCTCTAGAAGTGCCTTGTGTCTGCAAAAAGTTGTTTGAAAGCATCGGAGGAAGCTAATTGGTGACCTGTTTTTCACCTCCTTTCTAGCTTATTCCTCTTCCTCCCCCCCCAAAGCTGAGGTGTGTTACTGCTGCACCGAGGCTGATGAAGAGACTTGAGTACTCCCCGGGATGCTCAGCTGTGACAGAAGCACTGCCACTGTCTGCCGAAGCTGACGCTGAGACACTCCTGGGCAGAGTTTAGCAGATGCTAGGCAGGGCACCTGCTTGCTGTAGCTAGGGCTGCAGGTCCTTTTAATTCCAAGCCATGAATGATTCCAGGTGGACTGAATGGAGGATCCTGAACACGAGCAGTGGCATTTTGAATGTGTCTGAACGTCACTCCTGCCCACTTGGATTTGGCCACTACAGTGCGGTGGATGTATGCATCTTCGAGACAATTGTCATTGTCTTGCTGACATTTCTCATCATTGCTGGGAATTTAACGGTCATCTTTGTTTTTCACTGTGCTCCACTTTTACACCACTATACGACCAGCTATTTCATTCAAACAATGGCATATGCTGATCTTTTTGTTGGAGTTAGCTGCTTGGTTCCTACTCTCTCACTTCTCCACTACTCCACAGGTATCCACGAGTCACTGACTTGCCAGGTTTTTGGATATATCATCTCAGTACTGAAAAGTGTTTCTATGGCATGTCTTGCTTGCATCAGTGTGGATCGCTATCTTGCCATCACCAAGCCTCTGTCCTACAATCAACTGGTCACCCCATGtcgcctgagaatttgcattattttaatCTGGATCTACTCTTGCCTAATTTTCTTGCCTTCCTTTTTTGGCTGGGGGAAACCTGGTTACCACGGTGACATTTTTGAATGGTGTGCCACGTCTTGGCTCACCAGTGCCTATTTTACCGGCTTTATTGTTTGTTTACTTTATGCCCCTGCTGCCTTGGTTGTCTGCTTCACTTACTTCCACATTTTCAAAATTTGCCGGCAGCACACCAAAGAGATAAATGACCGGAGGGCCCGATTCCCGAGCCATGAAGCGGCTGCCTCCGGAGACGCCGGGCATAGCCCTGATCGTCGCTACGCCATGGTTTTGTTCCGGATAACCAGTGTGTTTTACATGCTGTGGCTCCCTTATATCATCTACTTTCTTCTAGAAAGCTCCCGGGTCTTGGACAATCCAACACTGTCCTTCCTAACCACCTGGCTGGCTATAAGTAATAGTTTTTGTAACTGTGTTATATACAGCCTCTCCAACAGTGTTTTCCGGCTAGGCCTCCGAAGACTGTCTGAGACAATGTGTACATCTTGTATGTGTGTCAAGGATAAGGAAGCACGAGACCCCAAACCTAGGAAACGGGCTAATTCCTGCTCCATTTGAAGAAAACTCCACAGTAAATCACATGTAATCTGACAGTAGTTTTGGATTGTATCCTTGCTTCATCTGGAAATTTGCCACTAGAGAAATATTTACTTGAATAGTTGACTATGAGAGGAAGGGACTAaacgtttcttttttttttttctttttcccggaaaaaaaaaaaacctaaatatatATAGAGGGTAATCTCATGAGATAATTGTGGTGTGTGAGTATAAATATGCAGTACTAGGAAAAGTGAAGCTCTGAGGATGGAAAAGTACCTCAGATCTTCCACAGGGCATGAGCGAAGCCCCTGGcgttctgtctctctctctctttctgactggactctctcctctgtctctgcctctcattctctttctctctgtctctctcactctcttctgTGTTTGTGGAATTACTTACATAAATTgccctttatagaaaaatgcTACATATTTTATATGTGGTAACGTATAACCTTTTGCATCAAAGTGTACTTCTAAACTCACTAATCTGCAGTCCCTAAAAGGTCCCTCCATGGAGGATGCATAGCAAGCATTATATTTTATTACCTGCCACACAACCCTTATGCTTGTGTTTTTATATCCGTAGCACAAATTTCTGCAGTGAAGAAACAgttttttcgtttgtttgtttcttctgggTAAATGTATGCTCCCTCCGCCTTTCTAACAGCCTGCTattatttttcctccatttttctttATCTGCATCCTTTGGTACCTTAAGCCAGAAGTGTCTTAGCTAATGAAAGAATCTATTATATAAAAGTCATAATGTTGAATGGCTTATTCCTTCTAAAAAAGTATTCTATATATTGTTTAAGATATTgtgttaagtattttttaatgggtttgggaaacatttttatttagttgCTTTTGAAATAATACATGTGCCCAAAGTGGTGTCCTTTCTCGGGGGGCCTATAAttaagctttgtttttctttaagataaTTCACAATGCAAATGCAGAGGACTCACTCAGAAGTGGGATATTGCTCTTAAAGCTACTTGGTGTgttccacctttttttttaaagagtaaaatatTAGCCTTTTTATGTTAGGTCTGCAAAGCTTACTGTTGTGGTCCACTAAAATTTGTATGATAATGCATTTGCACATACTATATTTTTTACaacaaagaacatgtaaattACATTATGTGATCTGTGCCTAATGTCTTCTTAGCACACTATATAGATCACTGTTGCTTAAATCGTCAACATTggacacaaatatataaaaacgtcttttaatagaaaaatacttTTGTTAGTTGTTAATTAGGTGTTTCTATTAGACCAAGCTTTATTCCTAGAGATGCTGAGAATAAAGTATACTTAATTATCAAATAACAGGTAAGAACTGTCAGTATTTTCTTTTGTAATGATCTATTTTCCCATTCAGAGATTAAATTAACTTAATTTTTTGTGTGCTATATGGAGTTGTGTAATAAATTGTCAGGGGTTTAGATGTAGCAAAATGGCATTTGAGAAATTAATAGTGAAGCAGGTGTAAGTGCTAAAACATCtaaatcttactttttttttttttaaccttaagtTTCctgtcagatattttaaaatttatatcaaaCTACTGAGTATTCTCAgcatttttgattattttatgaaATGCATATAGTGAAGTGTGCCTATGACTCTTCAAATTGGAAGCCAACAATGTTTGCACACTGGTGGTTTGACTTAAGAGGTCCTTTAGTAAAAGAAATGTCATTGTTTTATTGAGGTTGTTCTGAACCcctgtatatttttaaacatgtaagaaaggtttaaaataaagaataaaacgGTATTCTACATATTGAAAATCAGACTTtgcttcagttgcttcagtttaataaaacatttagaaTAAGAGGTTACTGTTGGGAAATCAaaaatttatttcacatttttgtgGTTTGGGTTGTTTACATTGATTCTCATTCCGTTTGCCAGTGACATCTTGGGTAAGTTGAAATGTGCCTTTGAGTTCAGACCAgtttaaggaaaataaagtttgaGGAAACATAATACTAACTTTCAAGTTGAGTGATATAAATAGAACTTCAACATTGTGTGTGTTATTTGGGAATCAGATGTTGATTCCTTTAGTTTGGTATGTAAGTATAGTTAGAAAAGACTTCATACATCCTTTGTAATGAAAACCTGAGGCTGTGTTTatggcattttttcttttttgcttttcctcATGCTAGTTAA containing:
- the GPR52 gene encoding G-protein coupled receptor 52 (The RefSeq protein has 1 substitution compared to this genomic sequence), producing MNDSRWTEWRILNTSSGILNVSERHSCPLGFGHYSAVDVCIFETIVIVLLTFLIIAGNLTVIFVFHCAPLLHHYTTSYFIQTMAYADLFVGVSCLVPTLSLLHYSTGIHESLTCQVFGYIISVLKSVSMACLACISVDRYLAITKPLSYNQLVTPCRLRICIILIWIYSCLIFLPSFFGWGKPGYHGDIFEWCATSWLTSAYFTGFIVCLLYAPAALVVCFTYFHIFKICRQHTKEINDRRARFPSHEAAASRDAGHSPDRRYAMVLFRITSVFYMLWLPYIIYFLLESSRVLDNPTLSFLTTWLAISNSFCNCVIYSLSNSVFRLGLRRLSETMCTSCMCVKDKEARDPKPRKRANSCSI